From Caretta caretta isolate rCarCar2 chromosome 9, rCarCar1.hap1, whole genome shotgun sequence, one genomic window encodes:
- the BRS3 gene encoding bombesin receptor subtype-3: MSLAHWHSANQTSHASVNITEQLRSITDNDIVDQGWTEDSFPGLEILCTIYVTYAVIISVGVLGNAILIKVFFKIKSMQTVPNIFITSLAFGDLLLLLTCVPVDATRYIVDTWLFGRIGCKLLSFIQLTSVGVSVFTLTVLSADRYRAIVKPLELQTSDAVLKTCCKAGCVWIVSMILAIPEAVFSDLYSFSNPEKNVSFEACAPYPVSEKILQEAHSLVCFLVFYIIPLAVISVYYFLIAKTLYKSTFNMPAEEHGHARKQIESRKRVAKTVLVLVGLFALCWLPNHILYLYRSFTYHSSVDASAFHLIVTIFSRALAFSNSCVNPFALYWLSKSFRQHFKKQILCCKARLPTRPPSNTPTRALSATGSTNGSEISVTLLTDYSVTKEEESV, translated from the exons ATGTCTCTAGCACACTGGCATTCAGCTAATCAGACTTCACATGCATCGGTCAATATTACAGAACAACTGAGATCTATCACTGACAATGATATTGTAGATCAAGGATGGACTGAAGACTCCTTTCCAGGATTAGAAATACTGTGCACAATTTATGTTACATATGCTGTAATCATTTCAGTGGGTGTCCTTGGAAATGCTATACTCATCAAAGTCTTTTTCAAGATTAAATCAATGCAGACGGTTCCAAACATTTTCATAACCAGCTTGGCTTTTGGAGACCTGCTTCTTTTGTTAACCTGTGTGCCAGTAGATGCAACACGCTATATTGTGGATACGTGGCTCTTTGGAAGAATTGGCTGCAAGCTGTTATCTTTTATCCAGCTAACTTCAGTTGGAGTATCAGTGTTCACTTTAACTGTTCTCAGTGCTGACAG GTACAGAGCTATTGTTAAGCCCTTGGAACTGCAAACATCAGATGCAGTTCTGAAGACCTGCTGTAAAGCTGGCTGTGTTTGGATTGTCTCCATGATATTAGCAATCCCAGAAGCTGTATTTTCGGATTTATATTCATTCAGCAATCCTgaaaaaaatgtatcttttgAAGCATGTGCCCCTTATCCTGTATCTGAGAAGATACTGCAAGAAGCTCACTCTCTAGTTTGCTTTTTGGTGTTCTATATTATACCGCTAGCTGTCATTTCTGTCTATTATTTTCTTATTGCCAAAACATTGTACAAAAGTACATTCAACATGCCAGCTGAAGAACATGGTCACGCCCGTAAACAG ATTGAATCCCGAAAGAGAGTGGCAAAAACAGTGCTGGTGCTAGTCGGTTTgtttgccctctgctggctgcctAACCACATTCTCTATTTGTATCGATCTTTCACCTACCACTCTTCTGTAGATGCCTCTGCCTTTCATCTTATAGTCACTATTTTCTCCCGGGCTTTGGCCTTCAGCAATTCCTGTGTCAATCCCTTTGCTCTTTATTGGCTGAGTAAAAGTTTccggcaacattttaaaaagcaaatcttGTGTTGCAAGGCAAGGCTTCCTACACGGCCTCCCAGCAACACACCTACCAGAGCTTTGTCAGCCACAGGCAGCACAAATGGCTCAGAAATCAGTGTTACTTTGCTAACAGATTATAGTGTCACAAAAGAAGAGGAGAGTGTTTAG